A genomic window from Gossypium hirsutum isolate 1008001.06 chromosome D10, Gossypium_hirsutum_v2.1, whole genome shotgun sequence includes:
- the LOC107937762 gene encoding mediator of RNA polymerase II transcription subunit 16 isoform X1 → MNQQPGLGDNKESEEEPVAQPVDSAVKLGLEKPVGSEPVSGVAEDEVVVSSSGKSEDTVMEEDPVNPATVFCIWLKQPKSNLRYKMRVPELCRNFSAVAWCGKLNAIACATETCARIPSSNANPPFWIPIQIVIPERPTECAVFNVTADSPRDSVQFIEWSPTSCPRALLIANFHGRVTIWTQPSQGPAHLVRDASFWKREHEWRQDIAVVTKWLSGVSPYRWLSSKSSNPANSKSTFEEKFLSQQSQNSARWPNFLCVCSVFSSGSVQLHWSQWPPTQGSVARKWFCTSKGILGAGPSGIMAADAIITDSGAMHVAGVPIVNPSTVVVWEVTPGTGNGFQATAKTSTSNGIPPSVNPPNWAGFAPLAAYLFSWQEYLISEAKQGKKTADQDFNDVVSLHCSPVSNFSAYVSPEAAAQSAATTTWGSGVTAVAFDPTRGGSVIAVVIVEGQYMSPYDPDEGPTITGWRVQRWESSLQPVVLHNIFGNPSSSFGGQAPKQTVWLSKVDTSIPPTNDFKSHQAAAAGPTSDSRKASDSSSEKLKRVSFDPFDLPSDVRTLARIVYSAHGGEIAISFLRGGVHIFSGPNFSAVDNYQINVGSAIAAPAFSSTSCCSASVWHDTSKDRTMLKIIRVLPPAISSSQIKANSSTWERAIAERFWWSLLVGVDWWDAVGCTQSAAEDGIVSLNSVIAVLDADFHSLPSIQHRQQYGPSLDRIKCRLLEGTNAQEVRAMVLDMQARLLLDMLGKGIESALVNPSALVSEPWQASGETLSSIDPEAMAVDPALVQSIQAYVDAVLDLASHFITRLRRYASFCRTLASHAVTAGTGSNRNMVTSPTQSSATPATSQAGQSGTTSSTGSTQMQAWVQGAIAKISGSTDGVSTSTPNTISGPSSFMPISINTGTFPGTPAVRLIGDCHFLHRLCQLLLFCFFFRRALQPRFAQRNTDANPQKNQPGAPGKMEEVNSVAAKPTTMTRPDEAHGARAGQLVPGAKGAEEGPRGLKIGSGNAGQGYTFEEVKVLFLILMDLCRRTSGLPHPLPVSQVGSSSIQVRLHYIDGNYTVLPEVVEASLGPHMQNMPRPRGADAAGLLLRELELHPSSEEWHRRNMFGGPWSDLEDMSPGDDIPRLSNSIDMPDTSSMESSNVHYGVQTLWPRKRRLSERDAAFGLNTSVDLGAYLGIMGSRRDVVTAVWKIGLEGVWYKCMRCLRQTSAFASADSTHQPSQNERVSWWISRWAYGCPMCGGPWVRVV, encoded by the exons ATGAATCAACAGCCAGGGTTGGGCGATAACAAGGAATCAGAGGAAGAGCCCGTGGCCCAGCCGGTTGATTCTGCCGTTAAGCTGGGCTTGGAGAAACCGGTTGGTTCTGAACCGGTTTCTGGTGTCGCAGAAGACGAAGTTGTTGTCTCTTCGTCGGGTAAAAGTGAAGATACTGTGATGGAAGAGGATCCGGTTAATCCAGCTACCGTGTTTTGTATTTGGTTGAAACAACCGAAGTCTAATTTGCGGTATAAAATGAGAGTACCTGAATTGTGCCGCAATTTTAg TGCTGTTGCTTGGTGTGGGAAATTGAATGCTATTGCTTGTGCGACTGAAACTTGTGCTAGGATTCCGAG ttCCAATGCAAATCCACCTTTCTGGATCCCTATACAAATTGTGATCCCAGAGCGTCCTACTGAGTGTGCGGTGTTCAATGTCACAGCAG ATTCTCCTCGTGATTCTGTTCAGTTTATTGAATGGTCGCCTACTTCTTGTCCTCGTGCCTTATTGATAGCTAACTTCCATGGGAGGGTAACCATCTGGACTCAGCCATCCCAG GGGCCTGCCCATCTGGTACGTGATGCTAGCTTCTGGAAGCGTGAGCATGAGTGGCGACAGGATATAGCTGTTGTTACAAAGTGGTTGTCAGGGGTGTCTCCA TATAGGTGGCTTTCGTCAAAATCCAGTAATCCTGCAAACTCAAAATCGACTTTTGAGGAAAAATTTCTTTCTCAGCAGTCTCAAAATTCAG cCAGGTGGCCCAATTTTCTTTGTGTTTGTTCCGTCTTCTCTTCAGGATCTGTTCAACTTCATTGGTCCCAGTGGCCCCCTACGCAGGGTAGTGTAGCACGAAAGTGGTTTTGCACAAGCAAGGGAATATTGGGTGCTGGGCCTAGTGGTATCATGGCTGCTGATGCAATAATAACAGACAGTGGTGCCATGCATGTGGCAGGTGTTCCAATTGTAAACCCATCTACTGTCGTTGTCTGGGAGGTTACTCCTGGCACTGGAAATGGATTTCAAGCCACTGCAAAGACCAGCACAAGTAATGGGATCCCACCCTCAGTTAATCCACCCAACTGGGCTGGTTTTGCTCCGTTGGCTGCGTATTTATTTAGTTGGCAAGAATATTTGATATCTGAAGCAAAGCAAGGGAAGAAGACAGCAGATCAAGATTTTAATGATGTTGTCTCACTACATTGCTCACCAGTTTCAAATTTCTCAGCATATGTGAGTCCCGAGGCTGCAGCACAATCTGCAGCAACCACTACTTGGGGCTCTGGTGTAACTGCAGTTGCCTTTGATCCAACTCGGGGTGGTTCTGTAATTGCTGTTGTTATTGTTGAGG GACAATACATGTCCCCATATGATCCAGATGAGGGTCCTACAATCACAGGTTGGAGAGTGCAACGGTGGGAATCATCTCTTCAGCCTGTTGTTCTCCATAATATATTTGGGAACCCTTCTTCCAGTTTCGGTGGGCAGGCACCTAAGCAGACTGTTTGGTTGTCCAAAGTGGATACAAGCATACCACCAACTAATGACTTTAAGTCTCATCAAGCAGCTGCTGCAGGACCAACTTCTGATTCTCGTAAAGCATCTGATTCGAGTTCCGAGAAGTTAAAGAGGGTTAGTTTTGATCCTTTCGATCTACCAAGTGACGTTAGGACCCTTGCTCGAATTGTTTATTCTGCGCATGGTGGTGAGATAGCTATTTCGTTTCTTCGGGGTGGAGTCCACATTTTTTCTGGTCCAAACTTTAGTGCTGTTGATAACTACCAAATTAATGTTGGTTCTGCTATCGCTGCCCCTGCCTTCTCTTCAACAAGCTGTTGTTCTGCTTCTGTTTGGCATGACACTAGCAAGGACCGTACCATGTTGAAGATAATCCGTGTTCTTCCTCCTGCCATTTCAAGTAGTCAAATAAAAGCTAATTCATCAACCTGGGAACGTGCTATTGCAGAGAG GTTTTGGTGGAGTCTTTTGGTTGGAGTTGATTGGTGGGATGCTGTTGGCTGTACGCAGAGTGCTGCTGAGGATGGCATTG TTTCTCTGAACAGCGTGATTGCTGTCTTAGATGCGGATTTTCACTCTCTCCCTTCTATTCAGCACAGGCAACAGTATGGACCT AGTCTGGACAGGATAAAGTGCAGGCTATTGGAAGGTACAAACGCCCAAGAGGTTAGGGCAATGGTTCTAGATATGCAAGCAAGGTTGCTACTGGATATGCTAGGGAAAGGAATTGAATCAGCTTTAGTAAATCCTTCAGCCTTAGTATCAGAACCATGGCAGGCATCTGGTGAGACGTTATCCAGCATTGATCCTGAAGCAATGGCTGTTGATCCAGCTCTTGTTCAGAGCATTCAG GCTTATGTTGATGCTGTTCTGGATCTGGCTTCACATTTTATTACACGCTTGCGTCGTTATGCTAGTTTCTGCCGCACATTGGCAAGCCATGCTGTTACTGCAGGTACTGGTAGCAATCGCAATATGGTAACAAGTCCTACCCAAAGTTCAGCAACTCCAGCAACTAGTCAGG CTGGTCAAAGTGGTACGACAAGTTCGACTGGAAGCACACAGATGCAAGCTTGGGTACAGGGTGCTATTGCTAAGATTAGTGGCTCAACTGATGGAGTTTCCACTTCAACTCCGAACACCATAAGTGGCCCCTCGTCCTTTATGCCAATAAGCATTAATACAGGAACTTTCCCTGGAACACCTGCTGTTAGGCTTATTGGGGATTGCCATTTTCTTCATAGACTATGTCAACTTTTACTTTTCTGCTTTTTCTTTCGGCGAGCTCTACAACCTCGCTTTGCACAAAGAAATACTGATGCAAATCCACAAAAAAATCAGCCTGGGGCTCCTGGGAAAATGGAGGAGGTCAATTCGGTTGCTGCTAAGCCAACAACTATGACTAGACCTGATGAAGCCCACGGAGCACGAGCTGGGCAATTAGTACCTGGAGCTAAAGGTGCTGAGGAAGGTCCCAGGGGATTAAAGATAGGTTCTGGGAATGCTGGTCAAGGATACACGTTTGAGGAG GTAAAGGTTCTTTTCCTTATTCTTATGGATCTCTGCAGGCGTACCTCTGGTCTACCACACCCGTTACCAGTTTCTCAGGTGGGGAGCAGCAGCATCCAGGTGCGGTTGCATTATATTGATGGAAATTATACGGTATTGCCTGAGGTGGTAGAAGCATCCCTTGGCCCACATATGCAG AACATGCCTCGGCCTAGGGGTGCAGATGCTGCTGGTCTGTTACTGCGAGAGTTAGAATTACATCCCTCATCTGAAGAGTGGCACAGACGGAATATGTTTGGTGGCCCATGGTCAGATCTGGAGGATATGAGCCCGGGAGATGATATTCCCAGGCTAAGTAATTCCATTGATATGCCTGATACAAGCTCAATGGAAAGTTCTAATGTCCATTACGGAGTACAAACCCTCTGGCCAAGGAAGCGTCGGCTGTCTGAAAGAGATGCAGCATTTGGCTTAAACACTTCTGTTGACCTGGGTGCATATCTCGGTATAATGGGATCTCGACGAGATGTTGTGACTGCTGTGTGGAAGATTGGTCTTGAAGGTGTTTGGTACAAG TGCATGAGATGTTTGCGACAAACTTCCGCTTTTGCTTCGGCTGATTCGACCCACCAACCTAGTCAAAATGAACGGGTGAGTTGGTGGATCAGTCGTTGGGCCTATGGATGTCCGATGTGCGGCGGACCTTGGGTTCGAGTTGTATAG
- the LOC107937762 gene encoding mediator of RNA polymerase II transcription subunit 16 isoform X2, translated as MNQQPGLGDNKESEEEPVAQPVDSAVKLGLEKPVGSEPVSGVAEDEVVVSSSGKSEDTVMEEDPVNPATVFCIWLKQPKSNLRYKMRVPELCRNFSAVAWCGKLNAIACATETCARIPSSNANPPFWIPIQIVIPERPTECAVFNVTADSPRDSVQFIEWSPTSCPRALLIANFHGRVTIWTQPSQGPAHLVRDASFWKREHEWRQDIAVVTKWLSGVSPYRWLSSKSSNPANSKSTFEEKFLSQQSQNSARWPNFLCVCSVFSSGSVQLHWSQWPPTQGSVARKWFCTSKGILGAGPSGIMAADAIITDSGAMHVAGVPIVNPSTVVVWEVTPGTGNGFQATAKTSTSNGIPPSVNPPNWAGFAPLAAYLFSWQEYLISEAKQGKKTADQDFNDVVSLHCSPVSNFSAYVSPEAAAQSAATTTWGSGVTAVAFDPTRGGSVIAVVIVEGQYMSPYDPDEGPTITGWRVQRWESSLQPVVLHNIFGNPSSSFGGQAPKQTVWLSKVDTSIPPTNDFKSHQAAAAGPTSDSRKASDSSSEKLKRVSFDPFDLPSDVRTLARIVYSAHGGEIAISFLRGGVHIFSGPNFSAVDNYQINVGSAIAAPAFSSTSCCSASVWHDTSKDRTMLKIIRVLPPAISSSQIKANSSTWERAIAERFWWSLLVGVDWWDAVGCTQSAAEDGIVSLNSVIAVLDADFHSLPSIQHRQQYGPSLDRIKCRLLEGTNAQEVRAMVLDMQARLLLDMLGKGIESALVNPSALVSEPWQASGETLSSIDPEAMAVDPALVQSIQAYVDAVLDLASHFITRLRRYASFCRTLASHAVTAGTGSNRNMVTSPTQSSATPATSQAGQSGTTSSTGSTQMQAWVQGAIAKISGSTDGVSTSTPNTISGPSSFMPISINTGTFPGTPAVRLIGDCHFLHRLCQLLLFCFFFRRALQPRFAQRNTDANPQKNQPGAPGKMEEVNSVAAKPTTMTRPDEAHGARAGQLVPGAKGAEEGPRGLKIGSGNAGQGYTFEEELCSGVPSNI; from the exons ATGAATCAACAGCCAGGGTTGGGCGATAACAAGGAATCAGAGGAAGAGCCCGTGGCCCAGCCGGTTGATTCTGCCGTTAAGCTGGGCTTGGAGAAACCGGTTGGTTCTGAACCGGTTTCTGGTGTCGCAGAAGACGAAGTTGTTGTCTCTTCGTCGGGTAAAAGTGAAGATACTGTGATGGAAGAGGATCCGGTTAATCCAGCTACCGTGTTTTGTATTTGGTTGAAACAACCGAAGTCTAATTTGCGGTATAAAATGAGAGTACCTGAATTGTGCCGCAATTTTAg TGCTGTTGCTTGGTGTGGGAAATTGAATGCTATTGCTTGTGCGACTGAAACTTGTGCTAGGATTCCGAG ttCCAATGCAAATCCACCTTTCTGGATCCCTATACAAATTGTGATCCCAGAGCGTCCTACTGAGTGTGCGGTGTTCAATGTCACAGCAG ATTCTCCTCGTGATTCTGTTCAGTTTATTGAATGGTCGCCTACTTCTTGTCCTCGTGCCTTATTGATAGCTAACTTCCATGGGAGGGTAACCATCTGGACTCAGCCATCCCAG GGGCCTGCCCATCTGGTACGTGATGCTAGCTTCTGGAAGCGTGAGCATGAGTGGCGACAGGATATAGCTGTTGTTACAAAGTGGTTGTCAGGGGTGTCTCCA TATAGGTGGCTTTCGTCAAAATCCAGTAATCCTGCAAACTCAAAATCGACTTTTGAGGAAAAATTTCTTTCTCAGCAGTCTCAAAATTCAG cCAGGTGGCCCAATTTTCTTTGTGTTTGTTCCGTCTTCTCTTCAGGATCTGTTCAACTTCATTGGTCCCAGTGGCCCCCTACGCAGGGTAGTGTAGCACGAAAGTGGTTTTGCACAAGCAAGGGAATATTGGGTGCTGGGCCTAGTGGTATCATGGCTGCTGATGCAATAATAACAGACAGTGGTGCCATGCATGTGGCAGGTGTTCCAATTGTAAACCCATCTACTGTCGTTGTCTGGGAGGTTACTCCTGGCACTGGAAATGGATTTCAAGCCACTGCAAAGACCAGCACAAGTAATGGGATCCCACCCTCAGTTAATCCACCCAACTGGGCTGGTTTTGCTCCGTTGGCTGCGTATTTATTTAGTTGGCAAGAATATTTGATATCTGAAGCAAAGCAAGGGAAGAAGACAGCAGATCAAGATTTTAATGATGTTGTCTCACTACATTGCTCACCAGTTTCAAATTTCTCAGCATATGTGAGTCCCGAGGCTGCAGCACAATCTGCAGCAACCACTACTTGGGGCTCTGGTGTAACTGCAGTTGCCTTTGATCCAACTCGGGGTGGTTCTGTAATTGCTGTTGTTATTGTTGAGG GACAATACATGTCCCCATATGATCCAGATGAGGGTCCTACAATCACAGGTTGGAGAGTGCAACGGTGGGAATCATCTCTTCAGCCTGTTGTTCTCCATAATATATTTGGGAACCCTTCTTCCAGTTTCGGTGGGCAGGCACCTAAGCAGACTGTTTGGTTGTCCAAAGTGGATACAAGCATACCACCAACTAATGACTTTAAGTCTCATCAAGCAGCTGCTGCAGGACCAACTTCTGATTCTCGTAAAGCATCTGATTCGAGTTCCGAGAAGTTAAAGAGGGTTAGTTTTGATCCTTTCGATCTACCAAGTGACGTTAGGACCCTTGCTCGAATTGTTTATTCTGCGCATGGTGGTGAGATAGCTATTTCGTTTCTTCGGGGTGGAGTCCACATTTTTTCTGGTCCAAACTTTAGTGCTGTTGATAACTACCAAATTAATGTTGGTTCTGCTATCGCTGCCCCTGCCTTCTCTTCAACAAGCTGTTGTTCTGCTTCTGTTTGGCATGACACTAGCAAGGACCGTACCATGTTGAAGATAATCCGTGTTCTTCCTCCTGCCATTTCAAGTAGTCAAATAAAAGCTAATTCATCAACCTGGGAACGTGCTATTGCAGAGAG GTTTTGGTGGAGTCTTTTGGTTGGAGTTGATTGGTGGGATGCTGTTGGCTGTACGCAGAGTGCTGCTGAGGATGGCATTG TTTCTCTGAACAGCGTGATTGCTGTCTTAGATGCGGATTTTCACTCTCTCCCTTCTATTCAGCACAGGCAACAGTATGGACCT AGTCTGGACAGGATAAAGTGCAGGCTATTGGAAGGTACAAACGCCCAAGAGGTTAGGGCAATGGTTCTAGATATGCAAGCAAGGTTGCTACTGGATATGCTAGGGAAAGGAATTGAATCAGCTTTAGTAAATCCTTCAGCCTTAGTATCAGAACCATGGCAGGCATCTGGTGAGACGTTATCCAGCATTGATCCTGAAGCAATGGCTGTTGATCCAGCTCTTGTTCAGAGCATTCAG GCTTATGTTGATGCTGTTCTGGATCTGGCTTCACATTTTATTACACGCTTGCGTCGTTATGCTAGTTTCTGCCGCACATTGGCAAGCCATGCTGTTACTGCAGGTACTGGTAGCAATCGCAATATGGTAACAAGTCCTACCCAAAGTTCAGCAACTCCAGCAACTAGTCAGG CTGGTCAAAGTGGTACGACAAGTTCGACTGGAAGCACACAGATGCAAGCTTGGGTACAGGGTGCTATTGCTAAGATTAGTGGCTCAACTGATGGAGTTTCCACTTCAACTCCGAACACCATAAGTGGCCCCTCGTCCTTTATGCCAATAAGCATTAATACAGGAACTTTCCCTGGAACACCTGCTGTTAGGCTTATTGGGGATTGCCATTTTCTTCATAGACTATGTCAACTTTTACTTTTCTGCTTTTTCTTTCGGCGAGCTCTACAACCTCGCTTTGCACAAAGAAATACTGATGCAAATCCACAAAAAAATCAGCCTGGGGCTCCTGGGAAAATGGAGGAGGTCAATTCGGTTGCTGCTAAGCCAACAACTATGACTAGACCTGATGAAGCCCACGGAGCACGAGCTGGGCAATTAGTACCTGGAGCTAAAGGTGCTGAGGAAGGTCCCAGGGGATTAAAGATAGGTTCTGGGAATGCTGGTCAAGGATACACGTTTGAGGAG GAACTGTGTTCAGGGGTCCCAAGTAATATTTAG
- the LOC107937775 gene encoding trafficking protein particle complex subunit 13 isoform X1, protein MSTTPQGIHSLAFRVMRLCKPSFHVEPPFRLDPSDLFVGEDIFDDPLAASNLSSLLSSHVNKSTDSSDMTFANRFLLHHPSDAMGFSGLLVLPQSFGAIYLGETFCSYISINNSSNFEVKDVIIKAEIQTERERILLLDTSKSPVGTIHAGGHYDFIVEHDVKELGAYTMVCTALYNDGDGERKYLPQFFKFVVANPLSVRTKVRTVKETTYLEACIENHTKSNLYVDQVEFEPAPYWTAKILKADELYPADNLSTGEIVKPPIIVRSGGGIHNYLYQMKISSPGSEQVKAKRSSILGKLQISWRTNLGEPGRLQTQQILGTPSSCKEIELQVLGIPSLIILDKPFSVHLNLTNHTDRELGPFEVWLSKNSAHEKFVMFNGLQTMALPAVEAFGSTDFHLNLVATKLGVQRISGLIVFDTIEKKTFEPLADVEIFVESD, encoded by the exons ATGAGCACGACGCCACAAGGAATTCACTCGCTAGCCTTCAGGGTAATGCGGCTTTGCAAGCCGTCGTTCCACGTCGAACCTCCTTTCCGTCTCGATCCTTCCGATCTCTTCGTCGGCGAGGACATCTTCGACGATCCACTCGCCgcttctaacctctcttcactctTATCTAGCCACGTCAACAAGTCCACCGACTCCTCCGATATGACCTTTGCCAATAGATTCCTCCTCCACCACCCTTCCGATGCAATGGGCTTCTCTGGCCTCCTCGTCCTCCCTCAATCCTTCGG GGCGATTTACTTAGGAGAGACTTTCTGCAGCTATATCAGCATTAATaacagctcaaattttgaagttaAGGACGTCATTATTAAG GCAGAAATTCAAACAGAGAGGGAGAGAATCCTCCTCTTGGATACATCAAAATCCCCGGTTGGAACCATACATGCAGGAGGGCATTATGATTTTATTGTGGAACATGATGTCAAGGAACTTGGAGCTTATAC GATGGTTTGCACCGCGTTGTACAATGATGGTGATGGTGAACGAAAATATCTTCCACAGTTTTTCAAGTTTGTTGTTGCGAACCCATTATCAGTTAGGACAAAG GTCCGCACTGTCAAG GAAACTACCTATTTAGAAGCTTGCATAGAGAATCATACAAAATCAAACCTTTATGTGGACCAAGTTGAGTTTGAACCAGCTCCTTATTGGACTGCTAAAATACTAAAAGCTGATGAACTCTATCCTGCAGATAACTTGTCAACTGG AGAGATAGTTAAGCCACCTATTATTGTCAGATCTGGTGGGGGAATTCACAATTACCTTTATCAAATGAAAATTTCTTCACCTGGTTCTGAACAAGTGAAGGCAAAGAGGAGTAGTATCCTTGGTAAACTTCAGATATCGTGGCGTACAAATTTGGGTGAACCGGGCCGCTTGCAAACACAACAAATTCTTGGCACT CCTAGTAGTTGCAAAGAGATTGAGCTGCAAGTTCTGGGGATACCATCTTTAATCATTTTGGATAAGCCCTTCTCT GTACATCTGAATCTCACAAACCATACAGACAGAGAGTTGGGCCCATTTGAGGTCTGGTTATCAAAAAATAGTGCACACGAGAAGTTTGTTATGTTCAATGGTCTTCAGACAATG GCATTACCAGCAGTGGAGGCATTCGGTTCCACTGATTTCCATTTG AACCTGGTTGCAACTAAACTCGGAGTCCAGAGAATTAGTGGACTTATAGTGTTTGACACAATAGAGAAAAAAACTTTTGAACCTTTGGCAGATGTGGAG ATCTTCGTGGAGTCTGATTGA
- the LOC107937776 gene encoding stem-specific protein TSJT1, with the protein MLGIFKKELMNPPKELHSPASLTSSNKPKLPNQIINHFLSSNPNNAFSMGFGSSACFAYAPTENRFPSHQRLFCGVDEIYCIFLGDLNNLSSLLKQYGLSKGTNEAMFIIEAYRTLRDRGPYPADQVLKDLEGSYGFVVYDSKAGSVFAALGADERVNLYWGVAADGSVVVSDNLKLIKESCAKSFAPFPPGCMFHSEQGLMSFEHPRSKMKAMPRIDSEGVMCGANFMADAQSRTSRMPRVGSEANWALRGSKA; encoded by the exons ATGTTAGGCATTTTCAAGAAAGAATTAATGAATCCTCCAAAGGAGCTGCATAGCCCAGCTTCACTCACTTCATCAAACAAGCCCAAGCTTCCCAatcaaatcatcaaccatttcctTTCTTCAAATCCCAACAATGCTTTCTCAATGGGGTTCGGATCCTCAGCTTGCTTTGCTTATGCTCCCACAGAGAATCGTTTCCCCAGTCATCAAAG GTTGTTTTGTGGAGTGGATGAAATATACTGCATATTCTTGGgggatttgaataatttgagcaGCCTGCTAAAGCAGTATGGGCTGTCAAAGGGCACCAATGAAGCCATGTTTATCATCGAAGCATATCGGACCCTCCGAGACCGTGGTCCGTACCCGGCTGACCAGGTCCTTAAGGATCTTGAAGGCAGCTATGGATTTGTGGTGTATGATAGCAAAGCTGGAAGTGTATTTGCTGCATTG GGTGCAGATGAAAGGGTTAATCTCTATTGGGGTGTAGCAGCTGATGGATCAGTAGTTGTTTCAGATAACTTGAAGCTTATAAAAGAAAGCTGTGCTAAATCATTTGCACCATTTCCACCAG GGTGTATGTTCCACAGTGAGCAAGGATTGATGAGTTTTGAGCATCCAAGGAGCAAAATGAAGGCAATGCCAAGAATTGACAGTGAAGGGGTGATGTGTGGTGCCAATTTCATGGCCGATGCTCAGTCGAGAACAAGTAGGATGCCCCGAGTTGGTAGCGAAGCCAATTGGGCACTGCGAGGCTCCAAAGCTTGA
- the LOC107937775 gene encoding trafficking protein particle complex subunit 13 isoform X2, with the protein MSTTPQGIHSLAFRVMRLCKPSFHVEPPFRLDPSDLFVGEDIFDDPLAASNLSSLLSSHVNKSTDSSDMTFANRFLLHHPSDAMGFSGLLVLPQSFGAIYLGETFCSYISINNSSNFEVKDVIIKAEIQTERERILLLDTSKSPVGTIHAGGHYDFIVEHDVKELGAYTMVCTALYNDGDGERKYLPQFFKFVVANPLSVRTKVRTVKETTYLEACIENHTKSNLYVDQVEFEPAPYWTAKILKADELYPADNLSTGEIVKPPIIVRSGGGIHNYLYQMKISSPGSEQVKAKRSSILGKLQISWRTNLGEPGRLQTQQILGTPSSCKEIELQVLGIPSLIILDKPFSVHLNLTNHTDRELGPFEVWLSKNSAHEKFVMFNGLQTMALPAVEAFGSTDFHLNLVATKLGVQRISGLIVFDTIEKKTFEPLADVEGLMKG; encoded by the exons ATGAGCACGACGCCACAAGGAATTCACTCGCTAGCCTTCAGGGTAATGCGGCTTTGCAAGCCGTCGTTCCACGTCGAACCTCCTTTCCGTCTCGATCCTTCCGATCTCTTCGTCGGCGAGGACATCTTCGACGATCCACTCGCCgcttctaacctctcttcactctTATCTAGCCACGTCAACAAGTCCACCGACTCCTCCGATATGACCTTTGCCAATAGATTCCTCCTCCACCACCCTTCCGATGCAATGGGCTTCTCTGGCCTCCTCGTCCTCCCTCAATCCTTCGG GGCGATTTACTTAGGAGAGACTTTCTGCAGCTATATCAGCATTAATaacagctcaaattttgaagttaAGGACGTCATTATTAAG GCAGAAATTCAAACAGAGAGGGAGAGAATCCTCCTCTTGGATACATCAAAATCCCCGGTTGGAACCATACATGCAGGAGGGCATTATGATTTTATTGTGGAACATGATGTCAAGGAACTTGGAGCTTATAC GATGGTTTGCACCGCGTTGTACAATGATGGTGATGGTGAACGAAAATATCTTCCACAGTTTTTCAAGTTTGTTGTTGCGAACCCATTATCAGTTAGGACAAAG GTCCGCACTGTCAAG GAAACTACCTATTTAGAAGCTTGCATAGAGAATCATACAAAATCAAACCTTTATGTGGACCAAGTTGAGTTTGAACCAGCTCCTTATTGGACTGCTAAAATACTAAAAGCTGATGAACTCTATCCTGCAGATAACTTGTCAACTGG AGAGATAGTTAAGCCACCTATTATTGTCAGATCTGGTGGGGGAATTCACAATTACCTTTATCAAATGAAAATTTCTTCACCTGGTTCTGAACAAGTGAAGGCAAAGAGGAGTAGTATCCTTGGTAAACTTCAGATATCGTGGCGTACAAATTTGGGTGAACCGGGCCGCTTGCAAACACAACAAATTCTTGGCACT CCTAGTAGTTGCAAAGAGATTGAGCTGCAAGTTCTGGGGATACCATCTTTAATCATTTTGGATAAGCCCTTCTCT GTACATCTGAATCTCACAAACCATACAGACAGAGAGTTGGGCCCATTTGAGGTCTGGTTATCAAAAAATAGTGCACACGAGAAGTTTGTTATGTTCAATGGTCTTCAGACAATG GCATTACCAGCAGTGGAGGCATTCGGTTCCACTGATTTCCATTTG AACCTGGTTGCAACTAAACTCGGAGTCCAGAGAATTAGTGGACTTATAGTGTTTGACACAATAGAGAAAAAAACTTTTGAACCTTTGGCAGATGTGGAG GGCTTGATGAAAGGTTGA